A window of the Sardina pilchardus chromosome 21, fSarPil1.1, whole genome shotgun sequence genome harbors these coding sequences:
- the p2ry10 gene encoding putative P2Y purinoceptor 10: MASTGSDGANSSCVLDDDWSKYMDQLYTWLYLIILVPGLLGNSLALWVLCRFIRKKTKAVIFMINLAVADLLHVLSLPLRIYYYFSHSWPFGHAMCMLCFYLKYLNMYAGIAFLVCISIQRCAFLRHPFCAKSWKRRYDVRISAAVWLVVGLCCMPFILMRSSGGGDSPDRDGQSTAGAVGVAGSSANGVAGGGNRQNHSGNADRHSQSGNTSCFKDLPMRQVNLQVAVPMMAFAELLGFVLPLAIVLTCACLIRRSLRRAEARNAGVDGGDGCDNNRRALRMVRVCTAVFLVCFGPYHVNFLLYMMASQHLIPHCGLQLAIQRFHPVTLCIASLSCCLNPLVYYFLTTEFRAQLARHGSSVLRGRLMSLESSSSAATHG; this comes from the exons ATGGCGTCTACAGGCTCCGACGGGGCGAACTCCTCCTGCGTGCTGGACGATGACTGGAGCAAGTACATGGACCAGCTCTACACCTGGCTCTATCTCATCATCCTGGTGCCCGGGTTGCTAGGCAACAGCCTGGCACTCTGGGTCCTGTGCCGCTTCATAAG gAAGAAGACCAAGGCGGTGATCTTCATGATCAACCTGGCGGTGGCGGACCTGCTGCACGTGCTGTCCCTGCCGCTGCGCATCTACTACTACTTCAGCCACAGCTGGCCGTTCGGCCACGCCATGTGCATGCTGTGCTTCTACCTCAAGTACCTCAACATGTACGCCGGCATCGCCTTCCTGGTGTGCATCAGCATCCAGCGCTGCGCCTTCCTGCGCCACCCCTTCTGCGCCAAGAGCTGGAAGCGCCGCTACGACGTGCGCATCAGCGCCGCCGTCTGGCTGGTGGTGGGACTGTGCTGCATGCCGTTCATCCTCATGCGGAGTAGCGGCGGCGGCGACAGTCCCGACCGAGACGGCCAATCCACCGCCGGCGCCGTTGGCGTCGCCGGCTCGTCCGCCAATGGCGTCGCCGGCGGCGGTAACCGACAAAACCACTCGGGCAACGCTGACCGACACAGCCAGTCGGGCAACACCTCCTGCTTCAAGGACCTGCCCATGCGGCAGGTGAACCTGCAGGTGGCCGTGCCCATGATGGCGTTCGCCGAGCTGCTGGGCTTCGTGCTGCCCCTCGCCATCGTGCTGACGTGCGCGTGCCTGATCCGCCGCTCGCTGCGCCGCGCCGAGGCCCGCAACGCCGGCGTCGACGGCGGCGACGGCTGCGACAACAACCGGCGGGCGCTGCGCATGGTGCGCGTGTGCACCGCCGTCTTCCTGGTGTGCTTCGGCCCGTACCACGTCAACTTCCTGCTGTACATGATGGCGTCGCAGCACCTGATCCCGCACTGCGGCCTGCAGCTGGCCATCCAGCGCTTCCACCCGGTCACGCTGTGCATCGCCAGCCTCAGCTGCTGCCTCAACCCGCTGGTCTACTACTTCCTGACCACCGAGTTCCGCGCGCAGCTGGCACGCCACGGCAGCTCCGTACTGCGCGGGAGGCTCATGAGCCTCGAGAGCAGCTCCTCCGCCGCCACGCACGGCTag
- the gpr174 gene encoding probable G-protein coupled receptor 174 → MGEIDSCQNVTDFDALKRYEHQTYAIIYSIILLPGLIGNVLALWVFHVYVKETKKAVIFMINLAVADLLQVLSLPLRIYYYLNDSWPFGRGLCMFCFYLKYVNMYASIFFLVCISVRRCMMVLHPLQYTSCRRRMDRTLCAAGWLFVCLCCLPFPLLRNSSSDKSEKAVNGLDPSERCFAELPVRNLSAVAGLSLMVGAELFGFLVPLGVVGTCTLLTAGNLRQDGGRGRRVRVPAGDGGEKRRALRMVLSCAGVFLLCFLPYHVTFPLHYVAKARWPSAGCGFRHAVLRCHPVTLCLASLNCCLDPVMYYFTTEEFRRRLSRPEISETLQLQRRLSCITTEDKALTSEPH, encoded by the coding sequence ATGGGTGAAATCGACTCGTGTCAGAATGTGACCGACTTCGACGCCCTGAAGCGGTACGAGCACCAGACCTACGCCATCATCTACTCCATCATCCTGCTGCCGGGCCTGATCGGCAACGTGCTGGCGCTCTGGGTCTTCCACGTCTACGTCAAGGAGACCAAGAAGGCCGTCATCTTCATGATCAACCTGGCGGTGGCCGACCTGCTCCAGGTGCTGTCCCTGCCGCTGCGCATCTACTACTACCTGAACGACAGCTGGCCGTTCGGCCGCGGCCTCTGCATGTTCTGCTTCTACCTGAAGTACGTCAACATGTACGCCAGCATCTTCTTCCTGGTGTGCATCAGCGTGCGACGCTGCATGATGGTGCTGCACCCGCTGCAGTACACCTCGTGCCGGCGGAGAATGGACCGGACGCTGTGCGCCGCCGGCTGGCTCttcgtgtgtctgtgctgcctgCCGTTCCCCCTGCTGCGGAACAGCAGCAGCGACAAGTCGGAGAAGGCGGTCAACGGGCTCGACCCGTCGGAGAGGTGCTTCGCCGAGCTCCCGGTGAGGAACCTGTCCGCGGTGGCGGGCCTGTCGCTGATGGTGGGCGCCGAGCTGTTCGGCTTCCTGGTGCCGCTCGGCGTGGTGGGCACGTGCACGCTGCTGACGGCGGGCAACCTGCGGCAGGACGGCGGGCGCGGGCGGCGGGTGCGGGTGCCGGCGGGCGACGGCGGCGAGAAGCGGCGGGCGCTGCGCATGGTGCTGAGCTGCGCCGGCGTCTTCCTGCTCTGCTTCCTGCCGTACCACGTCACCTTCCCGCTGCACTACGTGGCCAAGGCGCGCTGGCCCTCCGCGGGCTGCGGCTTCCGCCACGCCGTGCTCCGCTGCCACCCCGTCACGCTGTGCCTGGCCAGCCTCAACTGCTGCCTGGACCCCGTCATGTACTACTTCACCACCGAGGAGTTCCGCCGGCGCCTGTCGCGGCCCGAGATCAGCGAGACGCTGCAGCTCCAGCGGCGGCTCTCCTGCATCACCACCGAGGACAAGGCCCTCACCTCCGAACCGCACTGA